The genomic interval AAACCCTAGCAATGCAAAATTAGGGTTAGAAAAACACCAAATCGGAATCGAGGTCGGAGATTCGGAGAGGTCTGAAACCTTGATTCGGGGGCGAGAGGCTGGGAGGCTCGTCGTCTTGGCGAACGACTTTCTCGGCGTCGGAAATGTAGCTGAGAAGCTGGGTCTTCTCGGCGGGAGCGGAGACTAGTGTTAGGGCGAGGCGGAAGAGGGCGAGGCCGGCGGCCCAGAAGCCGGGGGAGGTGTAGCGGGTCTTTAAGACGGTGGCGACGCGGGAGACGACGGCGAAGTAGGAGTTGCGGAGCGGAGGGGAGGAAGAAGAGTAGCGGTCGCGGAGGAGAGAGGTGAGGGCGGCGACGGCGGGTTCGAATTTAAGCTTCTTGGAGACGTCTCTCTGCAATTCGTCTAATCTTTGCTTTAGGTATTGTTCGTCTTCGGAATCCATTTGGGTCTGGATTGGATTGGACTAGTTGCTATATGTGATTGAGTTGGTTTCGATGAAAGAATTGGGATTAGAAATTTGGAATTGTAGGAATTGGGGTTTAGGACATGTGATTATAAATGCTGAGGTCGGCTTGGCCAGGAGGTCACCGAAGCCGAAACGAAGAATGCCGGGAACGTGATTATTAATCCCCTGTGGACAGTCCCAAGACATTGTTTTATATACGCCCCGGTTAATAGCCACGTCACGTCGTCACCCATCAAAATTTGGGGCCAAATTATGAGCATTATGATATGGGTTGATAAATATAGAGATTTCAGTGGTGTGTAAATATAAATCTTAATAGGGATGTATGGTGGTCGaaatatatagaaaattaaGATTTAATTGTATAGTTGCACGTTCCGGTCGAGATTTTCTGAATAAAATTTGATTCGTATGAGTTTATTTGGACTACGAACATCATATATCAAACCACCACATGTGCAGATGTGCTGTAGTATCAATTTTCGGTTATGTTGTTAACGATCATAAATAGAACAACGTGCACACTAAGTCATGTCCAAAGTTTTTACCTCCTTAACTACTAACATGTAAACTTTTATCAATGTCCGCCAAATTTGAATTTAGATACGTGGTTCGCCGCGGTATGATAGAATTAacattaaatgttattttgggCCTCATTCAAGTAGAATTATTGGTGGCCCATAGCAGTTGCGGGGTTGGTCGAGAAACCTCTTGATTGTTGGCTCATTTCAATCGATAAGGGTGGACACGAGTCAATACGGTTCGATTTTAGACAAAACTTATAACCCAACTCATGATTTAAATTCGGTTCGATTCAGttcaatttttatattttaaatgaCCTAAAACTGAACCTGCTGCACTCAAATTTGACTGTTCCACTGCTTTTGCAATCCTCTTTAGTTTCTTACATGACAGCTTTCGAAACTCGACTATAAAAGGAAAGATGAAAGAGTGAAGTATTGACCGAATGTCTCTGCCTATTTTACCTACAATCTCGTTCACACGGTCAGTAACTGACTATGAAATTCCTACTCAACCACCATTTAATGTAAATCCAagggttgaaaacaaaataacttaatttttaaaatattctTCTTACTTTTGGATTTACATCCAATAATAGTTGAGCATGAATTTCATGGTCAGCTACTGACCGTGTGAATGTGACTGATTTTACCTAATCTATTTGAGAAGAGATTGCATGTGACTCAAAACCCAATCCAACCCGTACAGTTCAATTTGGTTagggttttttttcggttttacccaTATATAAAATTTGTAATATTAAACATTAATTTCCaaaatacataatttaatataaagatgaaaaacaaaagttcAAAATTGATTATTCCACGCCTGATTAACTCTAACATCTTCACAGTCTATATTTAGCTCAAATACAAAAAACTCTACTATATTAAAACTAGAGAGGAACAAAAATGTTCGCACTCCCTGTGAGTTTAGGTAATTGAACCTCGCTAAGTTTGTCGTGTAGGTCGCATAGTCTGTCCAAACTTTTTTTCACATCTCATGTGAGCCGTTATCGATACTCATTAAGGATATGGAacattaataaaataattgattagaaaattcaatttttagaaTTACGGTACAAAGAGAGGCGatggaaaatgaaaattaagggAGGATGGAGGAGAGAAAAGGGAGAAGAGAGGAGCTATGTGGATTGATATTGCGGAATAAAGTGAATTTTTAGTGTTAAACTAAGAAGtgatgattaaaaaaaaaagttgtaagttttttttataagagaTGAGAGAGACCGTAAGATTGATTAGGTCGATTAGGTTTATGtagttttagttttattttttttaataaaaataataaaagtaaaatatacaaaaaagaTGATATTAACCGTTAAATTCGAGTTATTTAAGTCGGTTTGTTATTGTTCAATTTATGAGAGACTGAATCTAAAATTTAACCCAAATATAATCGGTAcgattagtttttttttttcgttttttttggtttcagattcaatttaaatttggatatgatttttttttttcgatttttggaTCTGCTTGTCGACCCCTGCCAATCGGTATAAAGCAATAAAGCCACACGGAGGCACAGaaagagagagcgagagagagcgagagagagtcTCGCTGAGTTAAAAAAAAGCTAGCTGAAAAACTACGAGCCCTAACCAGAGCCAAGCAGCTGAAAACGAAAATGGAAGGTTGAGTTCCACACATTTCGGGTAAATTTGCCTCCTTTTCATTTGTGTTTGCGTTTCATTCTCAGCCCTGTTGTTAATTTTAAGAAATTTGGAGCTGATAATAGAGTAGGGTAGGATTGGTAGAAGAAATGGGGATTGGGTCCAGaagtaagaagaagaagaaggtagTAAAAAAGGGTGGGATTGATAGGATCAGTACATTGCCTGATGAAATAGTTCTTCACATACTTGGATTGATGCCCACTTTAGATTCTGTAAGGACCTCTGTTTTGTCTAAAAGATGGAACAACATGTGGAACTTGGTTCCCAATCTGGACTTGGACGACCGTAGAGATTTCCCTGATGagcatgatgatgatgattgtaATCCTTTTGCGAGGTTTGTCTGCGCTGTACTATATGCTCGAAACATAGACATAGCAAAGTTCTCGCTGTCGGTTGTCAGACCCCCTTACTTTGCTATTGATTTAGCTGTCATTGATGACTGGTTTTGCGCTGTTGTTAGGCGTAAAGTTGTTGAATTGGACTTTGAATTTTGTATGGGTGAGGAATTTGTGTTTACGATACCTCGGTGCTTATTGATGTGCAAGACATTGAGGGTTTTGAAGCTAGCTGTGTGGGACTTCGACTTTCCTACTGATCTTCCTGCATCAGGCTGTTTTCCAAGTCTGAAAGTCCTCCATGTTGCCTTGTCCGGTAATAATCTATTTCAAATGGAAAATCTGTTCTCGTGCTGCTCTGTGCTTGAAGATCTAATTATCGACGGAAATGTGGACATTGGGGACGCTGATATAGGTTACAATTTCAATGTTTCGGTGCCTCAAGTGAAGACACTGAACATAAGTTTTCATGTGTGGTTGGGGAGAAAAGGTTCTCGTGTATTTGAATATGATTCAGAGCAGTTTGAGACTCGTATTAATGTTTATATCGATGCCCCAAAGCTTGAAAAACTTGATCTTGGAAGGGATGGTTTCACAAATTATGTTCTCATGAGAGCCAAGTCCCTGGTTAATGCCAGTATAGATGTCAAAGATTCTAGAAGAGAACACCCCCCTCACTTTCCTTCTTGTGCTACTGCGCTTCTGGTTGCTGTTTCTAATGTGAGATATCTGTCTCTTGTGGCTCCTTGGTCAAAGGTTAGTATATTTGTGCTTATGTTCTTTTTACTGTTTACTTTTTGGGAAAGATTACAGGATAAAACTTCAGAAGATTTATCTCCTATCTCCAAACTTTGAGAAGTCGAAGGAATGGTTGATAGATTTGTGGAAACTGCTAGCTTGGTTTTCTTTTGACACAAAGTCAAGTAGAGGATATATGTACAAGATGATGAATTTGAGCGCCTTTGTTCAATCATCCAACATATATTGAGAAAAGATGCATCTCTATCATTTCATTCTATTTTTGATATCGGGAATTTTCACCTGAAACAATATTTGTGTCTATCATCTAGGATTGGCTTCTCCCCGCTTTTGATAATTTGAAGCAACTGAAGTTAGTTCTTGTGCATGGCAAATACTGGGAACTGCTGCCTGAGTTTCTTTGCTCCGCCCCTAATCTCGAAGATTTGGTCTTAGAAAATGTAAGTAACATATCTTTCCATTAAATGCAACATTATTTATACCCaataagttgatttttttttcatgattaGAAAAGCCAaggtgaaaaacaaaatgcGAGGTGTGAATGGAGTCTGCCAAAGGATGTTCCTACTTGCTTGTCATCACACCTGAAGACCATCTCCATAAGTGGATTCAGGGGACTGCAGGCTGAGAGGGAAATAGCCAAGTATCTCTTGAAGAATGGTTCTTGTTTGGATAAGATGCTGATTTACACAGACTGTGTGTTTGCGTTAAGAAAGTTTCACAAGGAGTTTTCAATGTTTCAGAGGAAGGGCCGAGTGGAGTTCATTCAGATGTAACCAAGGAGTTCAATCCATCTCCTGGTCGCAGAAGAGTTGTACAGTTGATGTAACAAACTTGCAGTCTGTTGGTGAAAGTTTTGGCACGCTTAGTACTGTTTGAAACTATTGTAAGCTTGTGCCGTATGATTTGTAGTGGTAGACACccttgtttttcaatttaatcgGTTACTTTTCAACGTAAAGAAATGCAGCATTCTGAAAATGGGGTTTTGGATGATGAAAACTGGGTATGGTTGGATTGGCGACTTTGTTTACATTTACGTTCCCAATGGGGTTTTATAGCTAGATAAAACTCATCAAAGTTGTAATCAAAACAAGAGTAATGATAAGACGAAGGAATGGCTGATAGATTTGTGGAAACTGCTAGTTTTGTTTTCGTTTGACACAAGGTCAAGTAGAGTGGTAGAGTATGTGTATAAGAGGATTGTATAGTTCATTCCCTTATAATGGCACATCCGCACATTTGGACTTTGTTCAAATCATCCAACACATGGTGTCATAGTGAGAAAAGATGCATCTGTATTATTTCATTTCTATATTTTATATCAGAACTTTTCATCTGAAACCATATTTGTGTCTAACATCTAGGTTTGGCAGCTCCCtgtttttgataatttaaaACAATTGGAGTTGGTCCTTTCGAATTGCAACTACTGGGAAGTACTGCCTGAGTTTCTGCACTCTACACCTAATCTCGAAGATTTGGTCTTTGAAAATGTAAGTATCATAGATTTTCATTAAATGCAACATTGTTCAAGCACGTTGATTCTTATTCATTTCATGGTCAGAAAACCCTGTGTGAGAGACGATATCCGAGGAGTGAATGGAGGGAGCCAAAGGATGTGCCTATTTGCTTGTTATCACACCTGAAGACCATCTCCATAAGTGGATTCAAGGGACAGTGGCCTGAGAGGGATTTAGCCAAGTATCTCCTGAACAATGGTCCTTTTCTGGATAAAATGCTGATTTACACAGACTGTGTCGGTAAGAAAATTTGAGAAGGAGTTTTCAGTATTCCATAGGAAGGGATTTCAGCAGGGAGTTCActtcatattgtaaataaaCTTGCAGTCGGTTGGGGGATCTTTTGGCATGCTTGTTAAATACTGGGGACATCTTTTGCAGAAAAACGAAAGTATGCATCATTTGCAGTGGTAAACTGACTAGACCCCTTTTTTCCCCCCTAGTTAAGCGATTTCTTTCTAAAAGGTCACATGTTTTGCTTTCTGGAATTGTGGTTTTGGATGATGAGCTGGGCCGTGGAGGTCGCAAAACACCGTAACTACTAATTAGGAgtcttttttaaaaaaaaagtatagtATCATACGTGATAATTGAAATTAACATAAACTTGTATCAATTtgattataattaaaatttaactaGATTTGATCAGAATAAGGTGGATTCAGTAATCCTTGAGATATTTAGAACTTCTTATTTTGTGATTTACTGTAGCTAAGGGATTATAAAATTGCCCTCCATATATATAACTACTACTATATAGTAGGAGAGTATTATTAAAATACGAACTAAGAAATCTACATTTTTATCATTAGTTTTTCAGAAATAAACATAAATGGAGTGTTGTTATTGAGCACCAAGTTGTTGAAGAATTTCAACCTCCTCCATCAGATCAAATGCACGATTCTCAATTtaaagaacaaaacaaaactcaaCACACCCGATCAACCACCCCTTCTCACCCACTCGACCTCCTCATCTCCATCTCCTCCTAAATATAAGAGCCGtaagataaaaaataaataaataaataaataaaattaagatataattttggaaaGGCAAAAATTTAAGATTAGTACATAAAGTATATAGGCTACCGAGAATTAAAGTTAATTTACTTATGTCGtttgaaattcaaaacaaatttGATACATACAGTCTAACAGTGTTATCATCTTATGTAATTACTCAATATTAAAGGACCATTTAGTATTTTCGTATTACCTCCATTCTCACCTTgatctcctcttcttcttcttcttcttcttcttctctctctctctctctctctctctctctctctctctctctctctctctctcctgttCTTCAGCACACACCACGCACCAAACTTTGAATTTAggcttttagttttttttcatGAATATTTCATATAAACAAAATAGACAAACAAATCACCAGCTTAATttcatatcatcatcatcgatCACCCGACCATCTCACTCTGTCTCTTTCTCTCTATTTGGGCCAATGACCATCACTCCAAAGCAAATCAAGCTTGTATAATTgaacaagaagatgaaaaaaaaccCCAAATATAGAGGATAATCAACCAAAAGTAATCGAAGGAAATTGACGTAGTTCAAAGTTTTGGTTGTTGATCGTAAACTTGCAGCAAGTCTGCAACTGAGATTTTCAAGCAGCATTTTCACTACAAGTGATGTTGACGGCGGGATTTTACACATATCTATGCTAGTTTGGCTAGTGAGAgtgaagaacaaaagaaagagaagaacatGGGAGAGAGAATGGGATCTCGGCCAACTAATGGAAATGCAGAAATGAGAAAAGATCATTGTTTGTTTTTAGTCATCACAGAAACATATTTACCCTCACTAGCCTACCGCACACGCGTTCCATTCGCGTTGAAATAAAAGAAGGGTATTACAATTGAACGTGTCCGTGAAGCCATCTTTCTGCTCTCCCACGtttccatattttttttcttctaattattatgttttgttcttgttattTACATTATTAACCCCAATGACGGATCTTGAAACCAAATTCTGCAGGGGCCGAAAATCTCGGAGGGACCAATTTAgtatgaaattttaaattaaatacTAATTTTTACACAATCATACCATATTTAGAAGCAAGTTATACCATaattacatataattatatcatAATTTTAGCAATCATATCTTAATTAAGTGcaattatattatatttattaacAAATATACCATAATTAGGTGTAATTATACTACAATTAAAATAGAGATTTTGCGCCACTGATTAATCccaataaatacatatattttctcaaataaTGGACATGGTAGGAAGTTTAAAAAGTTGGTGAAACTGTTGATACGAAATATAACTTATAATTATATCAGTGAAGATACATTTGACGGAAACGCATGGCTTAACAGAAAAACTGACAGCATATACGTAAATTGGGTTGAGATTTCAGCTCCATGTACCACTGTGATATATTAGAAAATAAAGTCACTTTAATTCTCGGTGCTGATACTTAAAATTTTGCCTTTTGGAAAAGACTCAAAAAGAGACGAAGAGACACGGCTAATACTGTAGGTAGTGGGAAGTTATGATTAACTTTCCCTAAAAATAAAAGCCGTCTTCGTTTTCAGAGTCATCGCCAGTTTCCCGAAATCAAGTTCACTGTACAATCACAGGTAGCCTTTTGTCTTCTACAATTGGAAGATTTCACCGATTCCTACACAGCCCCTGATTTAGTCTTCGATAAAATTAGCTGGGCTGAGCAGCGAGAGGAGAGAGATCAGAGAAGAAGTATGTATATGGTTTTTGGCGAATTAATTTCCGTTGTGTTGTTGTTCTTGTTACGGTTAGATCATCTTTGCAGCTTTTAGTCGAAATAAGAATCATCTTTGCTGTTTGCAGGATggaaaagaaggaagaagatgagtTTGTATCTGGGACATTCAAgtggaaaattgaaaatttctcCAACTTGAAGGACCGCAAGTGTTATTCTGATATTTTTGCCATCGGCGGTTTTAAATGGTACGTATAAATTATACATACCAACGTAAATATTTCAGTTTCTCCTACATGTTCAGGCAactattcgtacttatttttCACTGTAAGTTATCAGGCGGGTGCTTCTATTTCCGAAGGGGAACAGTGTGGACTACATATCCTTGTATTTAGCTGTCGTAGATCACTCAACATTGGCGTCTGGGTGGACTATATATGCTAAATATAGTTTAACATTGGTTAATCAACTTGATAGTTCCTTGTCAATAACAAAAGGTataatgtt from Argentina anserina chromosome 2, drPotAnse1.1, whole genome shotgun sequence carries:
- the LOC126783174 gene encoding putative F-box/FBD/LRR-repeat protein At4g00315 isoform X1, whose product is MGIGSRSKKKKKVVKKGGIDRISTLPDEIVLHILGLMPTLDSVRTSVLSKRWNNMWNLVPNLDLDDRRDFPDEHDDDDCNPFARFVCAVLYARNIDIAKFSLSVVRPPYFAIDLAVIDDWFCAVVRRKVVELDFEFCMGEEFVFTIPRCLLMCKTLRVLKLAVWDFDFPTDLPASGCFPSLKVLHVALSGNNLFQMENLFSCCSVLEDLIIDGNVDIGDADIGYNFNVSVPQVKTLNISFHVWLGRKGSRVFEYDSEQFETRINVYIDAPKLEKLDLGRDGFTNYVLMRAKSLVNASIDVKDSRREHPPHFPSCATALLVAVSNVRYLSLVAPWSKDWLLPAFDNLKQLKLVLVHGKYWELLPEFLCSAPNLEDLVLENKSQGEKQNARCEWSLPKDVPTCLSSHLKTISISGFRGLQAEREIAKYLLKNGSCLDKMLIYTDCVFALRKFHKEFSMFQRKGRVEFIQM
- the LOC126783174 gene encoding F-box/FBD/LRR-repeat protein At5g56420-like isoform X2: MGIGSRSKKKKKVVKKGGIDRISTLPDEIVLHILGLMPTLDSVRTSVLSKRWNNMWNLVPNLDLDDRRDFPDEHDDDDCNPFARFVCAVLYARNIDIAKFSLSVVRPPYFAIDLAVIDDWFCAVVRRKVVELDFEFCMGEEFVFTIPRCLLMCKTLRVLKLAVWDFDFPTDLPASGCFPSLKVLHVALSGNNLFQMENLFSCCSVLEDLIIDGNVDIGDADIGYNFNVSVPQVKTLNISFHVWLGRKGSRVFEYDSEQFETRINVYIDAPKLEKLDLGRDGFTNYVLMRAKSLVNASIDVKDSRREHPPHFPSCATALLVAVSNVRYLSLVAPWSKDWLLPAFDNLKQLKLVLVHGKYWELLPEFLCSAPNLEDLVLENPR
- the LOC126784324 gene encoding F-box/FBD/LRR-repeat protein At3g26920-like produces the protein MQHSENGVLDDENWVWQLPVFDNLKQLELVLSNCNYWEVLPEFLHSTPNLEDLVFENKTLCERRYPRSEWREPKDVPICLLSHLKTISISGFKGQWPERDLAKYLLNNGPFLDKMLIYTDCVEKRKYASFAVVN